In the genome of Telluria mixta, the window TCCTCGACGTTCAACCAGAGTGGGCGCCCCATCACCAACGTGCGCTCGGCCGTGACGCGGGTCGGCTACCGCAACCTGCAGATGCTCGTCGCGAGCCTCGTCGTGCGCCAGTTCGGCGCCCGCATCGAGGACCCGGACCTGCGCGCCAAGGCCGAGCAGCTGTGGGAACACACGGTGCAGGTGGCCGCGCTGGCCCATGTGTTCGCGCACCACGTCACCTTCGTCAATCCGGACACGGCGATGTTCGCCGGCATCGTCCACGAGGTCGGCGGCTTTTATCTGCTGTCGCGCGCCGACGGCTTCCCGGGGCTGCTGGATGACGATCCGGAAAAATGGGCCGAGCTGTGCGAGGACGTCGTCACGCGCGAAGTGGCGCGCAAGCTGGCGCTGCCCGAGACGGTCGCCGAGGCGATCTTCGAGCTGCGCGGCGCCTGGCTGCACATGCCGCCC includes:
- a CDS encoding HDOD domain-containing protein, with the translated sequence MNRLEAFGTIAAQAARGEISFPTSVNAVLRLQHALNDPDCHLEDAIRLVLGEPQLAARTVALANSSTFNQSGRPITNVRSAVTRVGYRNLQMLVASLVVRQFGARIEDPDLRAKAEQLWEHTVQVAALAHVFAHHVTFVNPDTAMFAGIVHEVGGFYLLSRADGFPGLLDDDPEKWAELCEDVVTREVARKLALPETVAEAIFELRGAWLHMPPASLLDTLLLANMYATVPSPLGTVRPPLPEHSESALDYLLDEDSLNRMIDEASEIAASMGGALLV